DNA sequence from the Streptomyces sp. CA-210063 genome:
CGCCCGGGTCTCCCGGGTCTCCCGGATCACCCGAATCGCTCGGATCCCCAGGACTCCCCGGATCCCCCGGTTGGTCGGACGGCGGATCGCTGGGTGGCTCGGGAGCGCGCGACGTCGGGGTGTCGGGGGGCGGGCCGCTGTCCTCAGGCGGGGTCGGCTCGGGGTCGGGAGTCGTCGGCGGCGTACTCGACTTGGTGGGGCTGGGCGGCGTCGAAGGCGCGGTGGAGGTGGGTGTGGGGGCCGGTGACGGCTTCTCGGAGGACTTGGACGGCGACGGTGTCAGCGACGTACCGCCCGTCGGCGGGGGAGTGGTCTCGTCCGTCGGCGACGACCCGCCGTCCGTCGGGTCCGATCCCCCGCCCGAGGGCGTCGTGTTCTGGCCCGTCGGCGTCGACTCGCTCGCCGACGGCGACCCGCCCGACGACGAGCCGTCCGAGTCCGAGTCCGAGTCCGAGGGTCCGGTCGAGCTCGGACCCGTCCCGGGGGAGCCGGAATCAGAGCCGGACCCCGACCCCGACCCCGACCCGGACCCGGAGCCGGACTCTGAGCCGGGTTCGGACCCGGCCCCCGTATCGTCCGTGCTCTCCTCGGACGACGCTCCCGGCCAGTCCACGTGCAGCGCCACCGCCGCACCGAACTCCAGCTCGGTGCCCGGCCCGGGGCTCGACCCGGTCACCGGCGCGTCACCCGGCGGCATCTCGTCCCCGGCGACCGTCACCGCCAGGCCCTTGTCCGCCATGGCCGCGCCGGCCTCGCCGAAGGTCATCCCCCGCACGTTCGGTACGGCGTGGCGCGCACGCGTATCGAACGTCTTGTCGGACTCGCCCGTGGTGCCGACCTCCCGGCTGATGCCCTGGTCCGGGTCCTCGACGTCGACGAGCTTGATCTCCTTCAGCTGCTCGGGAGCGGGCTTGACGACGACCACCGCGGACTCCTCGTAGCCGTCCCACTTGTCGTTGTCCCCGGCGAACTCCACCTTGATGTCGTCGGGGTCCTCGTCGAAGGCGCGCAGCGGATTTCCGCAGCTGCACTTCACGGCGGGCAGGCCCTGTTCGTCGACCAATACCGCGATACCGGCTTCCAGCAGCGCGTCGAAGGGGACGGCCTTGCCCTTCTTGTAGTCGTGGTTCTTCACGAGCGTGTCGTGGCGCAGGAGAACGGGTGTGAGTTTGTCGAGATAATTCCCGATGCCGTCGACTTTGATGCCGACGATCCGGGCCCATTCCTGAGCCTTATTCTTGTTCTCGGGGGCGGTGAGGAAATCCTCCAGCTTACGGACGTCACAGACCTTCGGCTTCTGTGTGCCCCCGTACAGGCCGGGCGTGTTGCCCTGCTGCAGACCGCTGTGCGGCTCCAGGGACCTGAGGTCGGGCTCGTCCCGGCCCAACTGTTCGCCCTCGTCGAAGAAGGGTGCGAGGGACGGCACCCCCGCGGCCACCGCCTTCACGGCGAGTATCGACGGGGCCGAGTCGCCGCAGCCGCTGAGTATCACCACGCCCACCAGGAGGACCGCGATCCTCCGGGCCGCCGATTTCCCCGCTTTTCGCAAACACGTTCGCAAGCATGCGTGCATGGTCATGACCGCTCCCCCCGGCGGTTTCCCCCGTCACCCCGCAGAGCGGAAGCGGGGCTCACGCATCATGCTACTGAAGGGCAAAGCCTTTGAGTCAAGGAAAAAAAAGAGGAGTGCGGTCGTGTGGCCAAAGAAAGGAATTGGGGCACGAAAAAGAAATGTGGCTCAGCGACTACGTGCGTTGAGTGAGGCCAGATAGGCGTTGTACGCCTCGAGTTCCTTGTCGCCGTCCCGGTCGGCCGCGCGGTCCTCGCGCTTGGCCTGCCGCTGCTCGGAGCCGTACCACTGGAAGAGCAGCGCCAGCAGCACGAGCACCGAGGGGATCTCGCTGAACGCCCAGGCGATGCCGCCGGCCGCGTTCTGGTCGGCGAGCGCGTCGATACCGAGGGAGGCGGGCGGGTTCTCGTACGTCTTCACCATCGGCGTGGACGCCATCATCAGCGCGATGCCGAAGAACGCATGGAACGGCATGCCCGCGAACAGCTCCAGCATCCGCATCAGATACCCCGGCCGGTGCGGTCCCGGGTCCACGCCCATGATCGGCCAGAAGAAGAACAGACCCACCGCGAGGAAGTGCGTCATCATCACGATGTGCCCCGGCTTCGACCCCATCAGGAAGTCGAACATCGGGGTGAAGTACAGCGCGTACAGGCTCGCGATGAACATCGGGATCGTGAACGCCGGGTGCGTGACGATCTTCATGTACCAGCTGTGCAGGAACATCAGCAGCAGCTCACGCGGCCCCTTCCGCCCCTTGCCCGCCACCGGCAGCGCCCGCAGCGCCAACGTCATCGGCGCCCCCAGCAACAGCAGGATCGGCGCCAGCATGCTGATCACCATGTGCTGCACCATGTGCACGCTGAACATGACCATGCCGTAGTCGTTCAGCCCGGTACACGTCACCAGCATCACCAGCAGCACACCGAGGACGAACGCGACCGTACGCCCCACCGGCCACTTGTCCCCCCGCCGCACGAGCCGCACGACGCCCCAGCCGTACAGGGCCAGTCCCACCAGACAGGCGACAAGGAAGAACGGGTCAGCCGACCACGCGAGTCCCCGCCCAAGGGTGAAGGGCAAAAGCCCCATACCATGCCCGCTGTGGTCCATCCGCCGGCTCCTGTTTCGTGGGGGTTGAGCGCTGTACGTCCGCCCCAAGAGTAGAACCGCCCCCGGTCGCGATCACGACCGGGGGCAGAGCAGCCGACCTAAGGGGCGCGGGGAACTGCGCGATCAACCACGAACCATCCGTAAGCCGACGAACCGCCTGCTGGATCGAGCTCTTGGTCGGAACTCAGAGTACGCACTCCGCTTCCGCGTACCGCTCCTCCGGCACCGTCTTCAACGTCTCCACCGCCTCAGCCAGCGGCACCATCACGATGTCCGTCCCCCGAAGCGCCGTCATCTTCCCGAACTCCCTCCGGTGCACAGCCTCCACCGCATGCCATCCGAAACGAGTCGCCAGCACCCGGTCGTACGCGGTCGGCGTACCACCCCGCTGCACATGCCCCAGGATCACCGGCCGAGCCTCTTTCCCGAGCCGCGTCTCCAACTCGACCGAGAGCTGCCGCGCGATCCCGGCGAACCGCTCGTGCCCGTAGATGTCCTTGCCGCCCTCGTCGAACCGCATCGACCCGGCCTTCGGCTTGGCCCCCTCCGCCGCCACGACGATCGCGAACCGCTTGCCCGCCGAGAACCGCTCGGCCACCTTCGTGGCCAACTCCTCGATGTCGAAGGGCCGTTCCGGTACGACGATGGCGTGCGCGCCGGCCGCCATGCCGGAGTGGAGCGCGATCCACCCGGTGTGGCGGCCCATGACCTCCACGACCAGGACCCGCTGGTGGGACTCGGCGGTGGTCTTCAGCCGGTCCAGGGCCTCGGTGGCGACCCCCACGGCCGTGTCGAAGCCGAACGTGACGTCCGTGACCGCGATGTCGTTGTCGATGGTCTTCGGCACACCCACGATCGGCAGACCGCTGTCCGACATCAGCCGGGCCGCCTTGAGCGTGCCCTCACCGCCGATGGGGATGATCGCGTCGAGACCGAGCTCCTCGACATGGCCCTTCGCCCGCACCACCCCGTCCCGCAGATGGGAGGGCTGGACCCGGGAGGAACCGAGGATCGTGCCGCCGCGGGCGAGAATGCCGGCCACCGCGTCCAGGTCGAGCTTGAGGTAGTCGCCGTCCAGGAGACCTTTCCAGCCGTCCCGGAAGCCGATGACCTCGTCGCCGTGGTCGACGACGGCACGGTGCACGACGGACCGGATGACGGCGTTCAGCCCGGGGCAGTCGCCGCCGGACGTGAGGACACCAATACGCATAGCCCGAATACCTTCTCGACGTGGGCCGGGGACCGGACCGCGTTGTCCGGCTGGAATCCCCGCCACCCTACCGGCGGCAGGGGG
Encoded proteins:
- a CDS encoding PASTA domain-containing protein, with amino-acid sequence MVILSGCGDSAPSILAVKAVAAGVPSLAPFFDEGEQLGRDEPDLRSLEPHSGLQQGNTPGLYGGTQKPKVCDVRKLEDFLTAPENKNKAQEWARIVGIKVDGIGNYLDKLTPVLLRHDTLVKNHDYKKGKAVPFDALLEAGIAVLVDEQGLPAVKCSCGNPLRAFDEDPDDIKVEFAGDNDKWDGYEESAVVVVKPAPEQLKEIKLVDVEDPDQGISREVGTTGESDKTFDTRARHAVPNVRGMTFGEAGAAMADKGLAVTVAGDEMPPGDAPVTGSSPGPGTELEFGAAVALHVDWPGASSEESTDDTGAGSEPGSESGSGSGSGSGSGSGSDSGSPGTGPSSTGPSDSDSDSDGSSSGGSPSASESTPTGQNTTPSGGGSDPTDGGSSPTDETTPPPTGGTSLTPSPSKSSEKPSPAPTPTSTAPSTPPSPTKSSTPPTTPDPEPTPPEDSGPPPDTPTSRAPEPPSDPPSDQPGDPGSPGDPSDSGDPGDPGDPGDPVEEPAQSVWI
- a CDS encoding cytochrome c oxidase assembly protein, with the protein product MDHSGHGMGLLPFTLGRGLAWSADPFFLVACLVGLALYGWGVVRLVRRGDKWPVGRTVAFVLGVLLVMLVTCTGLNDYGMVMFSVHMVQHMVISMLAPILLLLGAPMTLALRALPVAGKGRKGPRELLLMFLHSWYMKIVTHPAFTIPMFIASLYALYFTPMFDFLMGSKPGHIVMMTHFLAVGLFFFWPIMGVDPGPHRPGYLMRMLELFAGMPFHAFFGIALMMASTPMVKTYENPPASLGIDALADQNAAGGIAWAFSEIPSVLVLLALLFQWYGSEQRQAKREDRAADRDGDKELEAYNAYLASLNARSR
- a CDS encoding 6-phosphofructokinase; the protein is MRIGVLTSGGDCPGLNAVIRSVVHRAVVDHGDEVIGFRDGWKGLLDGDYLKLDLDAVAGILARGGTILGSSRVQPSHLRDGVVRAKGHVEELGLDAIIPIGGEGTLKAARLMSDSGLPIVGVPKTIDNDIAVTDVTFGFDTAVGVATEALDRLKTTAESHQRVLVVEVMGRHTGWIALHSGMAAGAHAIVVPERPFDIEELATKVAERFSAGKRFAIVVAAEGAKPKAGSMRFDEGGKDIYGHERFAGIARQLSVELETRLGKEARPVILGHVQRGGTPTAYDRVLATRFGWHAVEAVHRREFGKMTALRGTDIVMVPLAEAVETLKTVPEERYAEAECVL